The DNA segment GGGATCGAGGCGCTGGTCAGGGCGATTGCGGAGCCGGTCCTCCCCGCCGTCAGGACCGGGTTTTCGGTCACTTCCATCCGCGAGGAGGAGGGCGGATTTGTTGTCAGCGACGGCCGCGAGACCGTCCGCGTGGACCGGGTGATCTCGACGATCCCGCTCCAGAACCTGCTCCCCTGCCTCTCCGACGTCCCGGCCGACGTGCAGGCGGCCTGCGACGCTCTCCGCTACAACTCGCTCTGCTCGGTCTTCATCGGGCTATCCGGCGACGTTCCCGATATCTCGTGGCTCTACGTCCCCGACGAGAAGACCGGCCTCTTCAACCGGATATCGTTCCCCTCGAACTACAGCACGGAGGTCGCCCCCCCCGGCCACTCCTCGATCCTCGCCGAGATCACCTACAACGAGGGCGACGCGGTCTCCCGGATGTCGGACGCCGGGGTCGTCGAGCATACCGTCGGATCGCTCATCGACGCCGGGTTCATCCCGTCACGGGATGACGTCGTCTACACCGGCGTCGCGCGGGAGAAGTTCGCCTACGTCGTCTACGACACCGAATACCTGAAGAACATCGCAATCGTCCGGGAGTTCTGCCGGGATCGGGGCATCGACCTCGTCGGCCGGTTCGCAGAGTTCGAGTACCTCAATATGGATGGGTGCATCAGGAGCGCGATCGATTTCGTGAGGGAATATCCATGAAAGTCAACTTCTTCGTCGAAGACATGCTCTTCTTCAAGTACATCGGGTGCGCCACTCTGGCAAAGACGCTCTATAACGCTCTCGTCAGGGAAGAACCCCGCCCGAAGATTGCCTGGAACGCCCATGGCCGTGACTTCGACCTCGTCCACTACCACACCTTCGGCCCTCTTGCCCTGACGAACAAGAAATACAGTCACGGCGTCAAGGTGCTCACGGCTCACTCGACCCCCCGTCTCAACGCCGGCAACCTCGTCTTCTCCGAGACGGTGAACCAATTTTACCCGGAAATTTACGGGGGGTTCGACCACATCATCACCATCTCGCCCCTCTGCGAGAGGGAGGTTCACGAGATCGCCCCGGACGTCCCGACCACCCTCATCCCGAACGGCGTGAACAGGGAGAAGTTCCAGCCGAACCCGGAAAAACGGGCGGCATTCAGGAAGACGTACGGTATCGGGGAGGACGAGTGGGTGGTGCTCACCGTCGCCCAGCAGACACCAAGGAAGGGCATCTACGACTTTCTCGCCCTCTCGCACGAACACCCGGACATCAAGTTTGTCTGGGTCGGCGGGTTCCCGTACGGGAGGCTTTCCCAGGACTACAGCATGATCGAGGAGAAAAAAAGCCGTTGCGGGAAGAACGTCCTCTTCACCGGTTTTGTCGACGACATCACCGCCGCCTACTGCAGCGCCGACGTCTTCTTCATCCCCTCCTACGCAGAGGGGCTCCCGATGGTCATCCTGGAGGCGTTCGCGACCGGCCTGCCGGTCGTCGCCCGGAGAATTCCTGAGTTCACCGGGAATTTCAGGGATACCGCCCTGTACTTCGATAATACCGAAGAGGCCGGCATGCTGCTCGAGAACCGGGATCTGCTCGGACGGCATGCGGCGCTCTCCCGGCCGTTCACAGAGGATTACGACATCAGAACGATTGCGAATCTCCACATTGACCTGTACCGGAAGCTGGCCGGGTAGTGCCGGGCTCGCGTTGCTTTTGGGAGGCCGTTCCTCTTCTCCCGTGATGCTGACGGGGAGATCGGCATCACGCTTATAGCAAACCGGCATCAACAACTATACCGGGAGTTGATCGAGGGATGATCTCCGTAGTCGTGCCGACCTATAACGAAGAGCAGAACATCGAGCGCTGCCTTGCGTCGCTCGCAGACCAGACGGTGCCGCGGGATACCTACGAGATCATCGTCGTCGACGGAGACTCGAAGGACAGGACCCGGGAACTGGCCGAACCCCTTGCGGACAGGGTCTTCATCCAGACGAGCAAGCGGGTGGGCGGAGCCCGAAACGATGGGGCGATGGCTGCCTCGGGCGATATCATCGCCACGACGGACGCCGACTGCGTCCTCCCCCGGGACTGGGTGGAGCGGATCGGGAAGGACTTCGCAGAGAAGGATATCGTGCAGCTCTACGGCACGGTCTACCCGATCGAGGACAGTTTCCGGAACCGGCTCTCTCTTCTCGGAGCAAACATCTTCTCGCGCCTGGGCTACTACACCCGGACGATCTACTTCACGCTCGGGTGCAACACGGCCTTCGACCGGGAGGCGTTCATCCGGGCGGGGATGTACCGCTGCATCGATGCCGGGGACGATCTCGAGATCGCGCAGCGGATGCGCAAGCTCGGGAAGGTCCGTCTCGACCCCCGCCTGAAAGTCGGGTTCTCGATGCGGCGCTACCAGCAGTTCGGGACGCTCAAGTCGCTCTGGGAATGGCTCTACATCGTTCTTCGCGGCGGCGAGGCCAACGGCGCCACCTACTCGCAGCGGGAGTACAAGTAGTTCCATGAAGGAGACCGTATCCATCCCGAAAGCCTATTCTGCGGCGGTGCAGCGTTCCGACGCCTGCGAGTTCGCACGCCTGCTCGGGCTGGCGGTCACGGCGATCGGGGACGGCCTTGTTAAGGTGGCGATGGCGACCGAGGGCATGAAGAACGCCCACGGCACGACCCACGGGGGCGCGATCTTCGCCATCGCCGACCACGCGTTCGGCGTCGCCGCGAACATGGAGGGGATCGACCAGATCGCGATCTCCGCTAACATCCGCTACTTCACTGTCCCCGCGGGGGAGACGCTCGAAGCGGTCGCCTATATGGTCTCGGAGACGGAGAGGACGTCCGTCTACGCCGTCGACGTCTACTCGGGCGACCGGCTGGTCGCAACGTTCGAGGGCGTCGGGTTCAAGATCGGGGGAACGGCGAAGCGGGAGTGAAAGGGGTGGTTTGATGCGGCAAATGTCCCCGAGCGTGCAGGCTCTAATGGGCATTGTACCTCACGGATCTCGTACACGGATTTCCAGTGGATATCGCCATTGGGGGAGGGGCTGACGGGGAGTGCGATGGGCGGAATGCGACCGGTCGCCAGAGCGGGAGCATGAGCACCGAAGGTGCGAACGCCCGGAGCTCGACCACCGTCAGGTGGGGAGGGGGGAGCATCCCCCCTCCCCTGTCCCCACCCCCCTGCGTGGCGATATTCCCACGGTCCACTGCATCGGATTTACTCTCGTTTCTACTATCCGAGAAGCATGAGAATGGCTAGACGGAGCGCGGGAATCCCAGCACCGGGTCATAACCCTCTAGCATAAGAACGCTCGATCCTTCTAACCGCAGCCCCCCAGAGATCCAGCCCGAATTTACCCCCTTCTGTCCCCCTACCACACCGTCCGGCACTGCCCGCCGCCGCGTTTCGCGAAGTACTGCTGGTGGTACTCCTCCGCCCGCCAGAACGTCCCCGCGGGCTCGATCGCGGTGACGATGGGGCGGCGGAACTTTCCTGATTGATCCATCTCCTCCTTCGACGCCCGGGCCTCCGCCTCCTGCTCGGGAGTATGGACAAAGATCACCGACCGGTACTGCGTCCCGATATCGGGTCCCTGCCGGTTCGGGGTGGTCGGGTCGTGGGCGTCCCAGAACGTGTCGAGGAGCGCCCGGTACGAGACGGTACCGGGGTCGTAGGTCACCTGCACGACCTCGGCGTGCCCGGTCCTTCCGGTGCAGACCTCGGGGTAGGTCGGGTTCTCGACGGTGCCGCCCATGAATCCCACCGCGGTCTCCACGACGCCCGGCACGCGCCGGAACGCCTCCTCGACGCCCCAGAAACACCCCGCGCCGAACGTGGCGCGCTCGAGGCTCTTCTCCGGTGCCATGACGGTCCGGCTCTTTTACGGGTTCGTGGAAAAAGGTATCGCTGCCGTCCGGGCATACCCTTATCTGGGGTCGGGGCCACGTACTCTCATGGTCTTTGAATCAGACGCCGTAGAGGTGGTCGCCCGGCTGATGGCGCTCTCTGCCCGCACCGCGCCGAAGGCCCGGGGCACCGACGTCATCAAGACGATGATCGTCACCGAAGAGGAGAAGGAGCGACTCGCCGGGGCGATGCGGGAGTACGGCGAGAAGCACGACGCGGTTTTCTTCATCAGGGACGCGGGCAACGTCGTGGCAAGCGACGCCTGCCTCCTCGTCGGGTCGCTCTACGCCGACGCCGTGGGCCTCGACTGCGGCGGGTGCGGCTACGCCACCTGTGCGGAGATGCTCGACGCCCAGCGCGAGTTAAACCCGCCGGCAACGCCGTTCCGGGGCCCGAACTGCATTGTGCGGATGGCGGATCTCGGGATCGCGGTCGGTTCCGCGGTGAAGACCGCGAGCCTCCACAACGTCGACAACCGGGTCATGTACACCGCCGGCGTCGGGGCGCTCTCGCTCGGGTGGCTGGAAGGCTGCGGCGTCGCTTACGGCATCCCGCTCCGGGCATCGGGAAAGGATATCTTCTTTGACCGTACACGCTGAAACGAAGTGACGAAATGGCTGTTATGAAGATCCGGGGCGGGGACCTCGACCTCGTCGAGTACGAGTTCACCTCCTTCTCCCCCGGCGAGAATATCCGGCCGTGCGGCCTCAAAAAGGACTACCGGCTCACGCCGGTCTCCGGCACCGTCGCCGCCCGCGCCCCGGCGAGGATTCACCTCACCGTGCTCGACATGAACCGGTTCTCTCCCGACCATCCCGGGGGAGGCGGCATCGGGTTCGCCATCGGGGTCTACTGCACCGCCGAGGTCGAGTGCACGCCCTCTGGGATTGAGATCGACTACACCCGCGAACCGATCCTCCGGCACTTCGCGGAGGCTTTCCGGCAGGTCGTCGGGTACGAGGGCGGTTTTAAGATCCGCGCACGCGATCACCAGTACGAGCACGTCGGGCTCGGGTCGACGAGCACCATCCTGATCGCGGTCGCGAACGCTCTCAACGTCGCCGTGGGCTCGCCGCTGACCTCTGATGAGCTCCGCCTCCTCCTCGGCTGCAACTTCGTCGAGGAGACGGAGGCCGGGAACGTCGCGTTCGGGTTCGAGACCGGCGTCGGGCCTGCCGCGAGCAGCCACGGCGGCATGGTGGTGATGGGCGACGAACTGGCGCTCATCTACCGGCACGCCTTCGCCGGGGGCAAAAAGGTCTACATCGCCATTCCGGCCTCCGACATCTCGTCGGCGGGGGAGAAGGAGTTCGACCTCCTGATGAACAAGGCCCGGACGCTCGACTACCGCGACCGGGAGCTGAAGTCCTACCTCGTCCTGATGGACCTCATCCCCGCGCTGGAACGCGGCGATCTCCGGAAAGCCGGCGAGGTCATCTGGGAGATCGAGTTCCGGGGCTCGAAGCGCGCCGAGGTGGAGCACCACGGGTTCGAGATCTACCGCTACATGGCGGCGCTCCGGGACGCCGGCCTCGAGTTCGTCGGGATGAGTTCGGTCGGCCCGTCGATCGCGGTCATCACGGACCTCCCGGAGGAGGCGGTGACGGAGATCCTCGCGAAGGCAGGCCTCCGGGTCGCTATCGCTACCACGGTCGATAACGAGGGGCTGAAGATCCACCTGGAAGAGAGGGCGTGAGGGGCGGGGCCCCGCCCAAAAGCCTCATTTTAAAAGAACGCCCAGTGGAACTCCTTGTGAGTCCTGCCGGTGCTCAGATACTGTTCTTCCGGTAATCGTACTCCCCGCTCGCGATCCGTTCCATGACGGTCTCGCCGATGGCGGCAAGATGGCTCCCGGCGAAATACCCCGACGAGACGCTCGCCCCCCCGGTCGAGGAGAGGAGGTACACCTTCCCCCGGGCGACCCCGAAGACCCGGGCGACCGGGCCTCTCGTTATCCGGACCATCTGCACCTTGTCGTAGTTCATCACGACGGTCTCGCGGTCGACGGCGCCGTTCACGAACGTGAAGAGGTCGCTATCCGTGCCG comes from the Methanoculleus marisnigri JR1 genome and includes:
- a CDS encoding GHMP family kinase ATP-binding protein codes for the protein MAVMKIRGGDLDLVEYEFTSFSPGENIRPCGLKKDYRLTPVSGTVAARAPARIHLTVLDMNRFSPDHPGGGGIGFAIGVYCTAEVECTPSGIEIDYTREPILRHFAEAFRQVVGYEGGFKIRARDHQYEHVGLGSTSTILIAVANALNVAVGSPLTSDELRLLLGCNFVEETEAGNVAFGFETGVGPAASSHGGMVVMGDELALIYRHAFAGGKKVYIAIPASDISSAGEKEFDLLMNKARTLDYRDRELKSYLVLMDLIPALERGDLRKAGEVIWEIEFRGSKRAEVEHHGFEIYRYMAALRDAGLEFVGMSSVGPSIAVITDLPEEAVTEILAKAGLRVAIATTVDNEGLKIHLEERA
- a CDS encoding protoporphyrinogen/coproporphyrinogen oxidase; amino-acid sequence: MKSAVLGGGLTGITLARLLHEQGDDVTVLERNEMIGGLCRSRKELGFTFDAGGSHIIFSRDEEVLSFMLSALGENADRRARNTKILYKGRYVKYPFENGLYQLPDEDRFFCINEFVKNLIAVEKGEVPPPKNFAEWITCTFGRGIAECYMLPYNEKIWNYPADRMSHHWVEGRIPRPPVEDIIKSAIGIETEGYVHQAVFSYPVTGGIEALVRAIAEPVLPAVRTGFSVTSIREEEGGFVVSDGRETVRVDRVISTIPLQNLLPCLSDVPADVQAACDALRYNSLCSVFIGLSGDVPDISWLYVPDEKTGLFNRISFPSNYSTEVAPPGHSSILAEITYNEGDAVSRMSDAGVVEHTVGSLIDAGFIPSRDDVVYTGVAREKFAYVVYDTEYLKNIAIVREFCRDRGIDLVGRFAEFEYLNMDGCIRSAIDFVREYP
- the msrA gene encoding peptide-methionine (S)-S-oxide reductase MsrA — encoded protein: MAPEKSLERATFGAGCFWGVEEAFRRVPGVVETAVGFMGGTVENPTYPEVCTGRTGHAEVVQVTYDPGTVSYRALLDTFWDAHDPTTPNRQGPDIGTQYRSVIFVHTPEQEAEARASKEEMDQSGKFRRPIVTAIEPAGTFWRAEEYHQQYFAKRGGGQCRTVW
- a CDS encoding PaaI family thioesterase — encoded protein: MKETVSIPKAYSAAVQRSDACEFARLLGLAVTAIGDGLVKVAMATEGMKNAHGTTHGGAIFAIADHAFGVAANMEGIDQIAISANIRYFTVPAGETLEAVAYMVSETERTSVYAVDVYSGDRLVATFEGVGFKIGGTAKRE
- a CDS encoding glycosyltransferase family 4 protein, which gives rise to MKVNFFVEDMLFFKYIGCATLAKTLYNALVREEPRPKIAWNAHGRDFDLVHYHTFGPLALTNKKYSHGVKVLTAHSTPRLNAGNLVFSETVNQFYPEIYGGFDHIITISPLCEREVHEIAPDVPTTLIPNGVNREKFQPNPEKRAAFRKTYGIGEDEWVVLTVAQQTPRKGIYDFLALSHEHPDIKFVWVGGFPYGRLSQDYSMIEEKKSRCGKNVLFTGFVDDITAAYCSADVFFIPSYAEGLPMVILEAFATGLPVVARRIPEFTGNFRDTALYFDNTEEAGMLLENRDLLGRHAALSRPFTEDYDIRTIANLHIDLYRKLAG
- a CDS encoding ferredoxin domain-containing protein, whose protein sequence is MVFESDAVEVVARLMALSARTAPKARGTDVIKTMIVTEEEKERLAGAMREYGEKHDAVFFIRDAGNVVASDACLLVGSLYADAVGLDCGGCGYATCAEMLDAQRELNPPATPFRGPNCIVRMADLGIAVGSAVKTASLHNVDNRVMYTAGVGALSLGWLEGCGVAYGIPLRASGKDIFFDRTR
- a CDS encoding glycosyltransferase, which produces MISVVVPTYNEEQNIERCLASLADQTVPRDTYEIIVVDGDSKDRTRELAEPLADRVFIQTSKRVGGARNDGAMAASGDIIATTDADCVLPRDWVERIGKDFAEKDIVQLYGTVYPIEDSFRNRLSLLGANIFSRLGYYTRTIYFTLGCNTAFDREAFIRAGMYRCIDAGDDLEIAQRMRKLGKVRLDPRLKVGFSMRRYQQFGTLKSLWEWLYIVLRGGEANGATYSQREYK